The sequence CTCTAGCAGGGTATTCCACATACCCATcactctatttaaaaaaaaatataactcttacatctcccttaaactttgctccagtcattttaaaattatgtcccttcGTATTAGTCTTTGTCATCCTGGgtaaaaatctctggctgtccgcTCGGAACTATACCTCCGTCATCTTGTACAGCCTTATCAAGTAAACTTTAATCCTCCTGAGCTCCAActagaaaagccctagcttgctcaacctatcctcatagggCATTTTCTGTAAttgagtcagcatcctggtaaatctcttcttcaCCCTCCAAAGCATCTACGTCCTTCCTATAAagaggtgaccaaaattgaacacgatagggcaggtgacagaattgTGTGCAGGGAACATTTTGCATGTGGTGATCAgagtgccattagtttcaagataatcatggaggaggataggtctggtcctcgggttgagattctgaattggagaaaggccaattttgatggtattagaaaggatctggcaagtgtgtgttgggacaggctgttttgtagcaaaggtgtacttggtaaatgggaggccttcaaaagtgaaatcttGAGAGTGCAtagcttgtcagaataaaagtcaAGGTTAACGGGTTTAGCGAGAATTGGGGAACCTTGATTTAAGGAGGAGGTGCGTAGCAGGTACAGGCATTGAGGAAGAGATGAAGTACTtggggagtataagaaatgcaagagaacacttaagaaggaaatcaggagggctaaaagaagacaggaatttgctctagcagacaagatgaaggaaaatcctatgggcttctacagatatattaatagcaaaaggaatgcaagggacaaaattggtcctctgggagATGGGACCACTCGTCGATGCATGGAGCTGAAAAAGATAGAGGAGACCTCAAATGGATTTTTTACATCTGTAGTTACTCGGGAGACGGGCACAGTCTATAGAACTGTGGCAAAACATCAGTGAAATCATAGAGCAGGGGTttgcaaccttttttatgccatgatccAAGGGGTCAACAGAcaccagtttgggaaccccaTCATAGACCATATATGGATTACATGCTTGCTGCTGTCTTGACGCAATTTAAGGTGGATAAATTCTCAGAAATTGAGGGCCCCTggcagaagtatttaaaatattatgccttttttcaaggaaattaccaggaaagttgatgaaagaaaggcagtggatattgtctacatggactttagcaaggcctttgacaatgtcccacatgagaggctggtcaagaaagttcagtcactcagcattcagaatgaggtagtaaattagattagacactgGCTTAGTGGTTGCttttctgactagaggtctgtgactagtggagtgctggggctattgctgtttgtcatctatatcaacaatctgaatgaaaatgtgcaaagatgagaaaatctgcagatgctgcatatccaagcaacccacacaaaatgttggaggaactcggcaggccagtcagcatcaagtgaaaagagtaaacagttggcgtTTGGGGCTGAAACTCTTCTctggccctttatctctttcacctatcagtttcccagctctttactttatctcttccccctctcctggtttcacttatcacttaCCACTTTGTACTtcatcctctccccaccttcttgctttgacttctcatctcttttttccagtcctgaagaagggtctcggcccgaaatatcgacagTTTACTCTATTCTGTAGAAGCTACCTGGCTtaatgagctcctccagcattttgtgtgtgttggatgagcacactggatcagcaaatttccagatgacactaagattagGGGTTAGCGGACATTAAGGAAGGCCATAATGGCTTGCGGTGAGATGGACCaattggaaaaatggcagatggaatttaaggaagacaagtgtgaggtgttgcaattcAGTAGGACTGTCTGGGGAAGGACCTTCACGATGAATGTAGGGCacaggaatgtggtagaacagagggatctgagaatacagagccataattccttgaaagtggtgtcacaggtaaatagggtcataaagaaaattTCTGGCACATTGGTTTTCATAAATAAGTATTgggtgcaggagttgggatgttattttaAAGCTGCTGAAGATAACGAACACAAATTTGTAatattgtgtggagttctgttcACCAATCTTAACaggaaagattgaaagagtacagaaaaaaattacaaggatgttgccgggacttgagctgagttatagggagaggttgaacaGGTTCGGACAttatggagtgcaggagaatgaggggggatttgctAGAAGTATACGAAACAAtgagggtatagatggggtaaatgcaaacaggccttttccactgaggtggtgTGAGacgggttaaggatgaaaggtgaaatatttctgGGGAACctttttcattcagagggtggtgcaagtgtggagagagctgccagcagaagtggtgatgCAGATtcaattgaaacatttaagaagtGTAgctatgtacatggatgggaggggtgtggctggctatgatccaggtgcaggaaCTAAATGGTTTGGCttgaactcgatgggctgaagggcctgtgtttgtGTTATAGTGTTCGATGATGTTGCATATTTCTGTGGTAATAAACCAAATTCTGATTTACTGCAGAGGGCTGACTTGCAGAAGCAGAAAGAGGAACAGAGGAAGTACGGCATCTTCTTCGATGATGCCTACAATTACTTGCAGCACCTGAAGGAGGCATCGCCCGTCGCTGAGCTCGTGGCATCCAGCCCGCGGCCACGGGGTGGTACAGAGACAGTTCCTTCAGAGGATGGCGTCCAGCAGGAAATACACCAGATTTCCGTAAGGATCAGGGAGTCAAGTGGGGTAGGACAAATGTCCTCATCtagtgggggaagggaggaagagagCATTCCAAGCAGTGATACACTGTTCATCACTCCATACTTCCTTGCTAATACTCTAAGGTGatgagaggaaattggagcacttgaagcaggggttcccagtctcctttaatgccatgggccaatacaattaagcaaggggtccatggactccagactGGGAACCCCTGACTTAGAGGAAACTCGCAGGGAGCATAGTCTAGGTTCTTTCAGGcactggcgggaattgaaccccactctttagtgctgtaatagcattatgctaaatgCTAATCCATATGCTATCATGCCACCCATTTGACAGGTTATTtaataaatgtcctggatgaaagGAAGTCATTTAACAGGGTAAAGAGAATGTGAACTTTTTGTGGGAGTCAGATGAGGAGAAGTTATCAGCGCTCTCAGTCTGCAAGTGAGTATTCCCTTGCGCTTCATCGCAAATGGGCCTTCAACCTGTGACCCGTCCTTGTGTTTCCAGAGTTGCTCCATTAATCTCCCATCCTCGGTGTTCGcctcggagtttgaggagaagaCGGGCCTGTTGAACAAAGCTGCCCCTGTTCGAGGTAACTCCAGAACCGCTGTTTTGTGCTGATTCTGAACGCTGCCTGAGCATCTGTCTGTATTCAGTGCTTGAGGCTAAAGTACGATTTGACACAGAGCTCGAAGGGGTTTGGTGAGCGTGGGAACATAGCACTGAATTCCAACCtctcttatgccatggaccaataccgttaagcaaagggtctgtggaccccaggctgggaacccctggtctagagggTCAGTTGTGATCCAGAGAGCATGTGTTTAAGGTTAgagggggaaagttcaaagggGCTAGTGGGTGCGTGAAATACCCTGCCAggagtgatggtggaggcagacacattagggacatttaagagacttagataggcccatggatgaaagaaaactggagggttaTGAAGGAGGAAAGGGTAGGttaggagtaggttaaaaggtcagcatagcatcatgggctgaaggtgatgggagagtttaaaaatgtgcaggttttttttttctttgaagtgGTGAGTGCTTGAAGCAGGCTGCCAGGTGGTGCTAATAGCAGATACAACTCTGACACTGATGAGATCAGTAGGCACTGAGCCTGTAGGgaagagagggaaatagatcaaaCCGAACAAGTATTGAGAGGTCCAGATAGAGGAaacatggagagggtgtttcttatagtggtggagactaggaccaggggcacagcctcagaagagaggggtgtcccttagaacagagatgaggaggaacttcttaggcagaggtggtaaatctgtggtattccttaccacagatggctatggaagccaagttgttgggtatgtttaaagcagatgttgataggtttttgattagttgagcatcaaatgttacagggagaagataggagagtggggttgatagaaataataataaatccactatgatgaaatagcagaacaTGCTTGAtaggctgattggcctaattctgcttctgttttGTGGAGGTGGATTAGATGCAAGcacaagggattagtttaatttggcatggcATCCATCAGAGAGGCCAcagggcctgttactgtactgttttatgtagtGTAACTAAGAGGTTGCTTTTTGCTCTGACAATGGAACGTGCCTGCAGTGGGTCACACTGGCTGCCAGCAGTGGGACCAGCAGCTCATAGATTGGCCGCGAGAGGTCACCTCGATGCTCACAGTGTGCTTGATGTCTTCCATCAGGACCACTCCCGGAGCTGGACCCCGATATCGTAGCTGCCCTGGAtgatgactttgactttgacaacCCAGACAACGTCCTGGAGGATGACTTTGTGATGAAGGCAGTAGGAAACAGGGGCGAGGCAATCGCTCGCACGTACGTGGGTTGGTTGTCACTGGGAGTTGGGGTGCATCCTGTGAGttggaaaggtgggggggggtataAATTGGGTTTATTGTCAATGCTTAAGTAGAGCTACAATGAAAAACAACATACAGGAACATGGCATCAaggaagcagcattcacaagaaaacagaCAGTTTTTTTCAAGAAAAAACACTGACTCCAAAAGAAATCTCACTTTAGTGCAGTTattaatttattgttattttgaggtacagcacagtaacaggcccttccgatcCAACAAGCCCAcgctgcccagttacacccatatATCCAACCAGTGcgactttggaatgagggaggaaacccacgcactcaCATTCTCTACAAACCTCcttcagacagcagtgggaaagtgGTTATAATGTTGCTAAACACTACTGGTTAGGGTTCTGCTGGTTggtgaatggttgaagggaagttactgttcctgaacctggttgtgagaTGGTATGGCCCAGATGCTGTTCTGTAATGATGGATGTTATCTCCCTGAGGCAGAGCCTCCAGTAGATACAACCGATGGTGGGGTGGGATGAGTCCACTACTCTGCAAATTTGAATTactgtaccagaccatgatgttCAGTGACAAGCTAAACCTTAACTTCCTAAGTAAAGATGCTGGTGCACCTTCCTAGTGATCACATCAATGTGCTGAGCTGAGGACAGGTCGCCTGATTACTAACGCCCTGGATTTTAAAGTGGCTGGCTCCCTCCAATGCTTGGTCAATGctttgaaatggctagcatgagagggcacagttttaaggtgcttggaagtaggtacagaggagatgtcaagggtaaattttttacgcagagtggtgagtgcatgaaatgagctgccggcaatggtggtgaaggcagaaatgatagggacatttaagggactcctggatggctacatggagcttagaaaaaatgagctgctatgggtaagcctgggtagttctaaggtagggacatgttcggcacagcttcgtgggccgaagggcctgtattgtgctgtaggttttcagttTCTAACCTCCTTCTCCCTCCTTAAGTCAATAATAAGCACTTAGTTTTTGCTGAAGTTGAGCAAGAAGTTGTTGTTGCAGTACCACAATTCTGTCTCTGCATCTTGGGGAGTTGGGAAACTGGGTGTTCAGTCAGGAGTCCTGTCGTACTCTGTGTCTCATGGAACTGGGGAACTATTGCATGAAGTTGGATGGGAAGGGTCATGACCCTGTTCCAGAACTGTCCCACTTGACTGTGACACTTCACCTCCAAATATGTTACCTTGTCACTTGCGCTGAGAAACAGGTGACCAAGTGGAGTAGTGTGGATTGGGCTGGTGTTGGAGGGGATGCCTGAAATTAttgtctaaatgacaataaacaaactgAACTGAATTCTTCCCAGGCAAGCAGacggaattggtttattactgccaTGTATCAAGGTAGAGTGAAAAGCTGGTCTTGtacactgtttatacagatcaatacacagtgcattgagctagagcaAGGTACTTCTATAGGCACACTGTTGGGTAGCACAGTAGAATAGCAGTTACTGTAacgttttacagtgccagcatcCTGGGTTCAATTTCTACCGCTGtcagtaaagagtttgtacgttctccccttgaccatgtaggtttcctctgggtgctgtagtttcctcccacgttccacgGATTGCTATGTTAGTTGATCACGAGTGTTAATGGGCAGCATGGgtctttgggccagaagggcctgatatcatgctgtatcactaaacaAATAAACagcagtgcagaataaagtgttacagctacCGAAAGAGTGTAGTGCAGGCAAACGATGAAGTGCTgagtcataacgaggtagattgtgcaGCCAAGAATCCATCTGAGCATACGAACGGTCCATTCCAGAGTCTGATGAcactgggatagaagctgtccttgagactggtggtacaagttttcaggattttgtatcttctgccccttGGGAGAGGAGAGAATATCCATAGTGGGTGGCGTCTTTGATTATgatggctgctttaccaaggcagtaaAAGTatagacagtccatagaggggaggctgattCCTCTGATGTGCATTCTGGCCACAGTTTGGCACAGCTTTAGCATGGACAAACTggttctccacaaccactctatctaggcctttcagtatttgacaggtttcaataagattaccTCTCGTCTTTCAAAGCTCCAGCGAGCACAGGCCCGGAGcgatcaaaagctcttcatatggtTAACCCTTTCTCAAGATCATTCGGGTAAATCTCCAGTGGACCCTCACTAACGACAGTATATATCATGTTCATAACTTTACataacagcattgtgggctgaagggcctgtattttgttggttttctgtgtttctacaaCGAGCAATCGGGCAAGAGTTGGGCCCTACAAATCAAATTCAGATGTTCCCTCCAGAGAGGGTTTGCTGAATAGGACAACAATGAATCGGGGATCCCCCTCCCTCCTATTCCCCTCACCACCTACCATCTCTTTAATAACACTTAGCATTCCTGAGTTATGGGGGTGATAGGAAAAAAAAGTTCTGCAAGGGAAAGATAGAATAAAGACCAGTACAgcagtggaataggcccttctgcctacacaaggtcCACATCCTTCCACTTTCCTCACGTTCACCTAGCGATCTAAGTGTCTCTTAAGTCTCTAATgtaaagagggaaaagatgaaatatgaaattaagcacaggctcagaatagggGGACATCTTTGTAGAGCTGATGGGGAGGTATTTCCTTAGCCATGGGGTggagaatctgaggaattcattgccactgatggctgtggaggccaagtcattgggtatatttaaagcaggggttgatggtttcttgattagtcagggcatcaagggttacccaggagaatgggtttcagagggataataatcagCCTTGGTGGAATGGTGAAacccttgatgggctgaatggtctgattctgatccaatgtcttatggacttagAATGGTTGCTTCGACATCTGTGAGGCAACATCTCACAGTGGAGACTCAATCAGTCTGTTCTTACTCTCCCAGGGGATCCGACGGTGAAGATGATGAGGAAGATTGGGAGGATACAGAAGGTGAGGATTACGACTCGAACGGCGCACTCTCTGATGAGGACGGATCAGGTTCTGGCAGTGGCAGGAGCAGTCCCCGGGAGTTCCTCTTCGCAGAGGAAGAGACAAGAAGTCGTTTCACCAACTACTCCATGACCTCCTCGGTGATGAGACGCAACGAGCAGCTCACCCTGTTGGATGACCGGTTTGAGAAGGTTGGTGCAGAACTGGTATCCCTGTGTCCAtgttcctctcctcccctccctgccTTATGCCTcctcagtccatggcctctcttCACCATGTTCTTTTCCCCCCCCCCAGCTGTATGAAGAGTACGATGACGATGAGATTGGGGCCCTGGACCATCTCGAGCTAGAGGGCTGCATCCAGGTGGATAGTGAGCGGCTTGGTGTAGTCATCTCCGATTACCACAGTCAGAAGTCTAAAGTGTAAGTGAAATCTTCCAGCCATTCTGAAAGACTGCCTTTTATAAGATTATCTGTCCTATGCGCCTCAGAAAGGTAGCGAAATACAACATTTGCGTCAGTGATCAACACACTTCAAGGATTGTGCTGGCGGCAGCCTCAAATATCAATAGAGTTTGCCCATAACTTGATAACCCTAACCCTGTAACgtggagcgggggcagggattcaatgAGCGAAACAGAAGACACATTTTAAAATGGGTACGTTAACTATTCATTTAAAAATGAACAATGAAACGCTAAACTGGGTGTTTAGCTGAACAAGCATTCGTCTAAATTATCCAAAACCTGTACATTCAGTTACCCTTTAATTGAATGGCCtctctgctaaatcttcctgactTATAAAAGCAAAGAACTAAGCATGCTACGAATGGATGGTTAACTAAACAAGCATAGGGAAGCCGGTCTATATCTGCAGTGGTAGATTCCTCAATGGTCCTACAGCGCTGGTCACGACTTCAGCCTGAAGCGGGCTTCGTGGATGGTAGGAAAGAAAGATGGCAAACCTCTCGCATAAGCTACTCttatctcccctctcccctctcccccccccccccccaccacccccaaggCACCCAGAGCTGAAAATGAGTGCCATGGCACGCAAGCCAGCCAATGGGAAAGAGTGTTGCAAACTTTAAATGGACCAGTCACTGATCACTAACTGACACAATGGAAACAGCTTTCGACCGGCAAATAAGCCACACTCCCCACACAACAAAGCTGTACGCCTTGAAagtgtgggaggaagccggaaaCTCTGGGTCATGAGCAGAGCATCCAggctccttgcagacagcggaGGGAATTGAATCCCTATAGctgctgctgtaaagtgttatactgaccactacactaccatgctgtagGTGACCCTTCGCGGTGTGTTTTGGACTTTGGAAGGGGCTCTGGTTTAACTCCTGATCTTTCCCACAGCTGTCAGATGCCGGACAATCTGGGGCCAAGAGCGGAGGTCCTGTTAGataaggaggaggaggaagcGGAGGGGGAGATGGAGACCATTGTCACTGAGGAGCCCACCGAGCAGTGGGACTGTGAATCCATTCTCAGTGAGTACTGTCTGCGAGAAACTTGTCCTAAAGAAATTTCCTCCCTCTACTGTGCTTGACAGTGCTCCTCTCATTTCAGATCACTGCAATTGaaatcggtttattattgtcacgtgtaccgtgacacagtggaaagcttgtcctgcatactgttcacacagatcagatcGTTACACAGTATATTGAGGTAGAAAAAGGtgaagcaataacaatgcagaataaaaaaaaatctttatttaagggttctttatttgtcacatacagtcggccctccttatccgcgggggattagttctgggaccccccacggataccaaaattcacggatgctcaagtcccttatttaacatgtaacAGTGCGGtgttaggacccagtggaaccccggactttatttaatgCGTCTCCGTGCGCTGGATATTAGGACCTGGCAGCACAGCTCTGAATTCGCACTGTTTctattcacgaaaataatcacaatcgtgattgaaaataaggtggaagtaataacgcagtgggaaagaggtgaaatgccatcggtcattggaaaagattTAGGCTAtaatcggtcaacgatcggaacaattttaatggtgCATATAAAAGgcactgccccgatgaaagctacaattattacgaagcaacacagtggttaagttattgaaatacatatgtttcttaagtgttttatatgcatagaaaggtaaaatatatactatatactaagaaaaacgtttgaccaactgacgctaaataataccggatgtacctgtttcgacttcaaatccgacttaaagatgggctcaggaacggaactcattcataatccggggactgcctgtacttttaagtcatctctagattacttataatacctaatactatgtaaatacttgttatactgtattgtttagggaataatgacaagaaaaaatagtctgtacgtgctcaagcaacgagtgctggagagagaactttcatgttttcccgatccacggttggttgaatccatggataaagagggccgactgtatattaaAACCtatagtgaaatgtgccatttgacCACCACAATCCGAGGTGTTGCCCATGCTTCCAGagatgtggacatgctatgtccACAACTCTACTAACCCCAACTTGTATgtctgagatgtgggaggaaactggagcacccagaggaatcacACGTGTTTCATGGGGAGGGTCTGCAAATCTTTATAGCCAGTGGTGGGAGTTGCACCCAGGAGATGATCAGATTTAATAGCATATACATATGGCATGAAATATATTTTGTGggagcagtatattgcaatgcataattttaaaaaaattaaattataacaaGAAATATATTACCagtggtgctgtaaagcgttgcactaaccactatgctgctgtgCCCTCGCAGTGTAccatgatacagtgaaaagcttatcttgcatacCGATCAATTCCTTGCACAGTGCAGTGAGGAAGAACAAGTTAAAacgagaatgcagaataaagtgtggcactggcagacaataaagtgcaaggttaTGGGGTATCGATAGACCACTTGAGTGCACTGCTGGGTCAGCCCAAACACTGTCCTTATTTAA comes from Hypanus sabinus isolate sHypSab1 chromosome 12, sHypSab1.hap1, whole genome shotgun sequence and encodes:
- the ltv1 gene encoding protein LTV1 homolog, translated to MPHRKKKSFIQKKSAVTFHLVHRSQKDPLVADEKAPQRVLLPVERADLQKQKEEQRKYGIFFDDAYNYLQHLKEASPVAELVASSPRPRGGTETVPSEDGVQQEIHQISSCSINLPSSVFASEFEEKTGLLNKAAPVRGPLPELDPDIVAALDDDFDFDNPDNVLEDDFVMKAVGNRGEAIARTGSDGEDDEEDWEDTEGEDYDSNGALSDEDGSGSGSGRSSPREFLFAEEETRSRFTNYSMTSSVMRRNEQLTLLDDRFEKLYEEYDDDEIGALDHLELEGCIQVDSERLGVVISDYHSQKSKVCQMPDNLGPRAEVLLDKEEEEAEGEMETIVTEEPTEQWDCESILSTYSNLYNHPKLITDPPKPKTIKVSCKTGIPLGVLPRPSLTTKQLERMEMINDSDLPRASTQTRLRGESKEEKKLRKQAIKVERKERRIEKKTNKTAFKVEKTRQEQVLLNLRHNLQGIKL